Proteins from a single region of Ziziphus jujuba cultivar Dongzao chromosome 1, ASM3175591v1:
- the LOC107410474 gene encoding probable pre-mRNA-splicing factor ATP-dependent RNA helicase DEAH9, with the protein MSQFWKPGTEKPRLLDDEEGGVLFFAPSFSSSSSRFGYSSIEKQRQRLPVYKYRTAILYLVETHATTIIVGETGSGKTTQIPQYLKEAGWADGGRVIACTQPRRLAVQAVASRVAEEMGVKLGEEVGYTIRFEDVTNTGVTMVKFLTDGVLLREMMDDPLLTKYSVIMVDEAHERSISTDILLGLLKKIQRRRPELRLIISSATIEAKSMSQFFQNSKKHRGIEGEVVGPITEPAILSVEGRGFSVQIHYVEEPVSNYIQSAVSTVLLIHDQERMGDILVFLTGQDDIDAAVKLLSEEVQNRGRNSSGLIVLPLYSGLPRAEQDLVFTPTARGKRKVVISTNIAETSLTLEGVVYVVDSGFSKQRFYNPISDIENLVVAPISKASARQRAGRAGRVRPGKCYRLYTEEYFNNEMSAEGIPEIQRSNLVSCVIQLKALGIDNILGFDWPASPSPEAMVRALEVLYSLGVLDDDAKLTSPTGFQVAEIPLDPMISKMILSSSHLGCTEEIITIAAVLSIQSIWASGWGAQKELDEAKLRFAAAEGDHVTFLNVYKGFLQSSKLSQWCHKNYVNYHAMKKVIEIREQLRRTAQRLGIVLKSCETDMLVVRKAITAGFFANACRLEAFSHNGKYKTIRGSQEVHIHPSSVLFRVNPKWVIYYSLVSTDRQYMRNVISIEPSWLREAAPHFYHQQRPNPMLH; encoded by the exons ATGTCGCAGTTTTGGAAACCAGGGACAGAAAAGCCTCGCCTTCTTGACGACGAGGAGGGTGGGGTTCTTTTCTTCGCCCCTTCTTTCTCTTCCTCATCATCTAG ATTTGGGTACTCGAGTATAGAGAAACAGAGGCAGAGGCTTCCTGTTTACAAGTACCGAACCGCCATCCTCTATTTGGTTGAAACCCACGCCACTACCATTATTGTTGGCGAAACGGGTAGCGGCAAAACCACCCAGATTCCACAG TACCTCAAGGAAGCAGGTTGGGCTGATGGTGGACGTGTAATAGCATGCACACAACCAAGACGGCTGGCCGTCCAG GCAGTTGCTTCAAGGGTAGCAGAGGAAATGGGGGTCAAGCTTGGAGAGGAAGTTGGCTACACAATACGATTTGAAGATGTTACAAATACA GGCGTAACTATGGTGAAGTTCCTCACAGATGGTGTGTTACTCAGAGAAATGATGGATGATCCTCTTTTAACTAAGTATAG TGTTATAATGGTTGATGAAGCTCATGAAAGGTCCATATCGACTGATATTTTACTGGGTCTCCTAAAAAAG ATCCAACGACGTCGACCTGAGTTACGCCTCATTATCTCCTCTGCCACAATTGAAGCGAAATCTATGTCTCAGTTCTTTCAGAACAG caaaaagcaTCGAGGAATAGAAGGTGAGGTTGTTGGACCAATAACGGAGCCTGCAATCCTATCAGTTGAG GGTAGAGGGTTCAGTGTACAAATTCATTATGTTGAGGAGCCTGTATCGAACTATATACAGTCTGCTGTTTCAACAGTACTGCTCATTCATGATCAG GAACGAATGGGAGATATTCTGGTATTTCTTACTGGTCAAGATGATATTGATGCTGCTGTTAAGTTGTTAAGTGAAGAAGTACAAAACCGTGGAAGGAACTCCTCAG GATTGATAGTTTTGCCTCTCTACTCGGGACTCCCCCGTGCTGAGCAG GATCTTGTATTTACTCCCACTGCTAGAGGGAAGAGGAAAGTAGTGATATCAACAAATATAGCAGAGACATCATTAACATTGGAG GGCGTTGTCTATGTTGTTGACAGTGGGTTCTCAAAGCAGCGTTTCTACAACCCT ATATCGGATATTGAAAATCTGGTGGTGGCACCAATATCTAAGGCTTCTGCTAGGCAAAGAGCTGGTAGGGCTGGAAGAGTTCGGCCAGGCAAATGTTACAG GCTATATACAGAAGAGTATTTCAATAATGAAATGTCTGCTGAGGGAATTCCAGAGATTCAAAGATCTAATCTCGTTTCATGTGTGATTCAG TTAAAAGCCTTAGGAATAGATAATATCTTGGGCTTTGACTGGccagcatctccatctcctgaAGCGATGGTTCGAGCACTTGAAGTTCTTTATTCACTTGGAGTGCTGGATGATGATGCTAAACTTACTTCACCAACTGGGTTTCAAGTTGCAGAGATTCCATTG GACCCAATGATCTCAAAAATGATTTTGTCTTCAAGTCATCTTGGTTGCACAGAGGAGATAATTACCATTGCTGCTGTTCTCTCCATTCAA TCTATCTGGGCATCTGGTTGGGGAGCACAAAAGGAGCTGGATGAGGCCAAGTTGAGATTTGCTGCTGCTGAG GGTGATCATGTGACCTTCCTGAATGTGtacaaaggatttcttcagtcTAGTAAATTGTCACAGTGGTGCCATAAAAACTATGTAAACTACCACGCCATG AAAAAAGTTATTGAAATCAGAGAACAACTCAGAAGAACAGCACAGAGATTAGGCATCGTCTTAAAATCATGTGAAACAGATATGCTG GTTGTTAGAAAAGCAATTACTGCTGGGTTTTTCGCAAATGCATGTCGTTTAGAA GCTTTCAGTCACAATGGGAAGTACAAGACTATTAGAGGTTCACAAGAAGTTCATATTCACCCATCATCTGTTTTATTCAG AGTTAATCCCAAGTGGGTAATATACTATTCACTTGTCTCAACTGATAGGCAATACATGCGCAATGTCATTTCCATAGAACCTTCCTGGCTGAGGGAGGCTGCTCCGCATTTTTACCATCAACAACGCCCGAATCCAATGCTTCACTAG
- the LOC107410739 gene encoding glutamate receptor 2.7 isoform X2: protein MKIAAQRFNSSLKPNKMFLHFRNPGGDPYLAASTAQDLIQKEKVKAIIGLQTWHEAALVAGVGNRTQVPVLSVAAPAKTSPFIPNRWPYLVQMTNHGPFQIKCIADIVRSYNWQKVITISEDYDYGGDYGMLALLSEALQNVGSEIEYQLVLPPFSSLSDPKEFVQEELLKLLTTKQSRVFIVLQSSSAMVTHLFREAKKMGLVGRDSAWIISDTISDYLDSFNTSVISSMEGTLGTKVYYSESSTSYQDFRAQFRQVFRTEYPEEDSYEPGIHALRAYDGIETIAQAIWRKSSNDTSTKILVESILSSNFSGLSGTINFKAGQLSYPPVLKIINVVGRSYKELDFWTPELGFSGSLETENGTEYYKNGEGGSYSKALVGRVNWPGDLHWTPKGWTMPIDAKPMRIGVPMDPEFENFVKIEYIKSSNRTTYRGFCIEVFYKVLGTLGYDLPYEFIPHNGSYDDLVNHVANKTYDGAIGDITILHNRSKIVEFTQPYTESGLSLIVPVKPRGSAVLIVKPFTWEMWMTSVIIFLYTMFVVWFLEHPNNPEFGGTWKNQIGTTLWFTFSSLFFAHREKINSNLTRVVVVMWLVLVFVLTSSYTANLSSMLTVQQLKPDVGQLKGNSKVGCDGDSFVKQHLVEVLGFKAENVIEFPNGTLYHEMLQKKKIAAAFLELPHQKVFLNKYCNGYTAVTRGSYRFGGLGFVFQKGSPIARDFSEGILSLSEKGVLKELENQWLTPTKECSINETSEPKSLRLQNFWILYLLSGIISAICFLLSFLRLRRQYRLPQEPDIDTAIFPIKKASTFANDTHWNHMTQLRKTSSIQ from the exons ATGAAAATTGCAGCTCAAAGGTTCAACAGCAGTTTAAAGCCTAACAAGATGTTTCTCCACTTCAGAAATCCTGGTGGTGATCCATATCTGGCTGCTTCTACTG CTCAAGACCTAATTCAAAAGGAGAAAGTGAAAGCAATTATTGGCCTGCAAACATGGCATGAAGCAGCTCTAGTAGCTGGTGTTGGAAACCGGACTCAGGTCCCGGTTCTTTCAGTTGCAGCGCCGGCCAAGACCTCGCCATTCATACCGAATCGTTGGCCATATTTAGTTCAAATGACAAACCATGGTCCTTTCCAAATAAAATGCATTGCGGATATTGTCAGATCATACAATTGGCAAAAGGTCATAACCATCTCTGAAGACTATGATTATGGTGGTGATTATGGGATGTTAGCACTTTTATCGGAGGCTCTACAGAATGTTGGTTCAGAGATTGAGTATCAATTAGTTCTTCCAccattctcttctctttctgaTCCCAAAGAGTTTGTTCAAGAGGAGCTTCTGAAGCTTCTCACTACTAAACAATCCCGGGTTTTTATAGTTTTGCAATCATCCTCCGCCATGGTTACTCATTTGTTTAGAGAAGCTAAGAAGATGGGACTTGTGGGTAGAGACTCTGCATGGATAATATCAGATACCATTTCGGACTACTTGGACTCTTTCAATACATCTGTTATATCCTCCATGGAAGGAACTCTAGGAACTAAGGTCTACTACTCAGAAAGTAGCACTTCTTATCAAGATTTTAGAGCGCAATTTCGTCAAGTTTTTCGAACCGAGTATCCAGAGGAAGATAGCTACGAGCCTGGAATTCATGCTTTACGAGCATATGATGGCATCGAAACGATTGCACAGGCCATTTGGAGGAAGTCCAGTAATGACACTAGTACAAAAATTTTAGTGGAAAGTATTCTTTCGAGCAATTTCAGCGGTTTAAGTGgcacaataaatttcaaagcagGCCAACTTTCATACCCTCCTgtacttaaaatcataaatgtaGTTGGGAGGAGCTACAAAGAACTAGACTTTTGGACACCGGAATTGGGATTTTCAGGAAGCCTTGAAACTGAAAATGGCACAGAATACTACAAAAATGGTGAGGGTGGTAGTTACTCCAAAGCTTTGGTTGGTCGGGTGAATTGGCCTGGAGACCTACACTGGACACCAAAAGGTTGGACAATGCCTATTGATGCAAAGCCAATGAGAATTGGAGTGCCAATGGATCCTGAATTCGAGAATTTCGTGAAGATAGAGTACATCAAAAGTTCAAACAGAACGACATATAGGGGCTTCTGCATAGAAGTCTTCTACAAGGTTCTAGGTACATTGGGTTATGATCTTCCTTATGAATTCATTCCCCACAATGGCTCCTATGATGATCTGGTTAATCATGTTGCCAACAAG ACTTATGATGGTGCTATTGGAGATATAACCATACTACATAACCGATCAAAGATTGTGGAATTCACTCAGCCATACACTGAGTCAGGATTGTCCTTGATAGTTCCAGTAAAGCCCCGAGGGTCAGCAGTCCTGATCGTGAAGCCTTTTACATGGGAAATGTGGATGACCAGTGTAATCATCTTTCTTTACACCATGTTTGTGGTTTGGTTCTTGGAGCATCCAAACAATCCAGAATTTGGTGGCACATGGAAGAACCAAATCGGTACCACACTGTGGTTCACCTTCTCCTCTCTATTCTTTGCTCACA GGGAGAAAATCAATAGCAACTTGACTAGGGTGGTGGTGGTCATGTGGTTGGTTCTTGTGTTCGTGTTAACCTCAAGCTACACAGCCAATCTTTCTTCAATGCTCACTGTCCAACAGCTGAAACCAGATGTAGGGCAGCTAAAAGGAAACTCTAAAGTGGGTTGTGACGGTGATTCATTTGTAAAGCAACACCTGGTTGAGGTTCTTGGCTTCAAAGCAGAGAATGTCATAGAGTTTCCAAATGGAACACTATATCATGAAATgctccaaaaaaagaaaattgctgCCGCTTTCCTTGAGCTTCCGCATCAGAAAGTTTTTCTCAACAAGTACTGCAATGGATACACTGCAGTGACCAGAGGATCATACAGATTTGGAGGACTAGGCTTT GTATTCCAAAAAGGATCTCCAATAGCTAGAGATTTTTCAGAAGGCATTCTAAGTCTGTCAGAGAAGGGTGTGTTGAAAGAATTGGAAAATCAGTGGTTGACTCCCACAAAAGAGTGCTCAATCAATGAAACATCAGAACCCAAAAGTTTGAGACTCCAAAATTTCTGGATTCTCTACCTACTATCTGGCATCATCTCCGCCATTTGTTTTCTACTTTCATTCCTGCGCTTGAGAAGGCAATATAGACTGCCTCAAGAGCCAGACATAGACACTGCTATATTCCCAATTAAGAAGGCTTCAACCTTTGCTAATGACACACACTGGAACCACATGACCCAACTACGAAAGACTAGCTCTATACagtag
- the LOC112489269 gene encoding uncharacterized protein LOC112489269 isoform X1 has translation MCINSGSSSGSTDGVVGLNGGLSRNSKKPQKRQRLPKRGPGVAKLEKILRERESKNDHHIMEAFNPSCFVPHPPLSSNNNDPFHNFPQTLNSRPPQPPPPIPMTPTMNILCGSNSLTCRRLVNLGQQYLDHQTAPASPNIYANGNTSFIQRPNIVGGSDVASLDQKAFFPVTWSSSTTPSMSNNVIGNADEGKYSDSSSIILSLPKPFSDESNPLLSSPSLMQNKHPQNPNSMFQINQFRGSASSSSAPSSAGLYNPVEPPSSQRSYHSYPSMGQEEEACVIGMRRPSQSFPMDNPPGPPIFHHQVPQFLPHMHRPTDQLSSYNLDLSETMPPTRDSKLDKSLELNVHNYTIQYGAPNAISFKFVPQTVVLPPHHTFQDHQVSKFDMLPLQGSMEEYSNRRLEAAGSDLNKPFYKFLLSKEQVGKENIHNVDNESESGEEGIDLNLKL, from the exons atgtgcaTTAACAGTGGCAGCAGTTCTGGTAGTACTGATGGTGTTGTAGGTTTAAATGGAGGATTGAGTCGCAATTCCAAGAAACCACAGAAGCGTCAGAGACTCCCTAAAAGAGGTCCTGGAGTTGCAAAGCTTGAGAAGATTTTGAGAGAACGAGAAAGCAAAAATGACCATCACATCATGGAGGCCTTTAATCCTTCATGCTTTGTACCACATCCACCTCTTTCTTCCAATAATAATGACCCTTTTCACAATTTTCCTCAAACTCTGAATTCTAGGCCTCCACAGCCACCACCACCGATTCCAATGACACCTACCATGAATATTCTCTGTGGTTCCAATTCCTTAACCTGTAGACGACTGGTCAATTTAGGCCAACAATATCTTGATCATCAGACTGCACCAGCGTCTCCAAATATTTATGCTAATGGTAATACTTCATTTATACAGAGACCTAATATTGTTGGTGGTTCTGATGTGGCTTCACTTGATCAGAAGGCCTTCTTTCCTGTAACATGGTCTAGTAGTACTACACCTTCTATGTCAAATAATGTTATTGGCAATGCTGATGAAGGAAAATATTCAGACAGTAGTAGCATAATTTTGTCCTTGCCCAAACCTTTTTCCGATGAATCTAACCCTCTGTTGTCTTCTCCTTCCTTGATGCAAAACAAACATCCTCAAAACCCAAATTCCATG TTTCAGATTAATCAATTTCGTGGCTCTGCTTCATCTTCATCAGCCCCTTCATCGGCTGGACTTTATAATCCAGTAGAGCCCCCTTCAAGCCAAAGATCTTATCACAGCTACCCATCTATGGGACAAGAAGAAGAGGCATGT GTAATAGGCATGAGGAGGCCGTCGCAGTCTTTCCCAATGGACAACCCTCCAGGGCCGCCTATTTTCCACCACCAAGTTCCTCAATTTCTACCTCACATGCACAGACCAACTGACCAATTATCTTCGTACAATCTTGACCTGAGCGAGACAATGCCACCGACCAG AGACTCAAAATTGGACAAGTCTTTGGAGCTCAACGTGCACAACTATACCATTCAATATGGAGCACCTAATGCCATTTCCTTCAAATTTGTTCCCCAGACAGTTGTTTTACCACCACATCATACTTTTCAAGACCACCAGGTGTCCAAATTTGATATGCTTCCCCTTCAA GGAAGTATGGAGGAGTACTCAAACAGAAGGTTAGAAGCAGCTGGATCAGATTTAAACAAACCCTTTTACAAATTCTTATTGTCAAAGGAGCAAGTGGGTAAGGAGAACATACATAACGTAGACAATGAGAGTGAATCTGGAGAGGAAGGCATTGATCTCAACCTCAAGCTCTAG
- the LOC107406947 gene encoding RING-H2 finger protein ATL39, which translates to MSSNDEEDENAFDELGLGIKVTLIAFGFLFVLFVILILLHFYAKYLKRLQERSRGRASLHRLQTQIGDIAPIDITLVQQPPQPKRGLEPLVIASLPEFIYRSMEHKDKGHEVVECSVCLTNINDETTVRLLPNCKHMFHLECIDMWLGSNSTCPICRAVVEPIRAQEEPEKSTELDHHSSVGGGGGRVQPTAPAIDENMVQVRLSSFRRMLSRERSSRRVDTCDEESGRDDF; encoded by the coding sequence ATGAGTTCTAACGACGAGGAAGACGAAAACGCCTTCGACGAATTAGGTTTGGGAATCAAGGTCACGCTCATCGCCTTCGGCTTTTTGTTTGTATTGTTTGTGATCCTGATCTTACTCCATTTTTATGCCAAGTATCTGAAGAGACTCCAAGAAAGAAGCCGCGGCCGAGCTTCATTGCATAGGCTACAAACACAGATCGGTGATATTGCACCGATTGATATAACCTTGGTGCAACAACCACCGCAACCCAAGAGGGGTTTGGAACCTCTGGTAATAGCCTCACTGCCTGAATTCATATACAGGTCAATGGAACACAAAGATAAAGGTCATGAAGTTGTGGAGTGCTCGGTTTGCTTGACCAACATCAACGATGAGACCACGGTGAGACTTTTACCAAATTGCAAGCACATGTTTCACTTAGAGTGTATTGATATGTGGCTGGGTTCGAATTCCACATGCCCTATTTGTCGGGCTGTGGTTGAGCCCATAAGGGCCCAGGAGGAACCTGAGAAAAGTACCGAATTGGATCATCACTCATCTGTAGGAGGAGGTGGAGGAAGAGTCCAACCCACAGCTCCGGCTATAGATGAAAATATGGTCCAAGTGAGATTGAGCTCTTTCCGGAGGATGCTTAGCAGAGAAAGATCATCTAGGAGAGTAGATACTTGTGATGAAGAATCTGGAAGAGATGATTTTTAG
- the LOC107410739 gene encoding glutamate receptor 2.7 isoform X1, translating to MTTINKASKQYGFYCPLLINFLILLYGIEAASIDKLTTHIGVIIDDNHRAGKEEKIAMKIAAQRFNSSLKPNKMFLHFRNPGGDPYLAASTAQDLIQKEKVKAIIGLQTWHEAALVAGVGNRTQVPVLSVAAPAKTSPFIPNRWPYLVQMTNHGPFQIKCIADIVRSYNWQKVITISEDYDYGGDYGMLALLSEALQNVGSEIEYQLVLPPFSSLSDPKEFVQEELLKLLTTKQSRVFIVLQSSSAMVTHLFREAKKMGLVGRDSAWIISDTISDYLDSFNTSVISSMEGTLGTKVYYSESSTSYQDFRAQFRQVFRTEYPEEDSYEPGIHALRAYDGIETIAQAIWRKSSNDTSTKILVESILSSNFSGLSGTINFKAGQLSYPPVLKIINVVGRSYKELDFWTPELGFSGSLETENGTEYYKNGEGGSYSKALVGRVNWPGDLHWTPKGWTMPIDAKPMRIGVPMDPEFENFVKIEYIKSSNRTTYRGFCIEVFYKVLGTLGYDLPYEFIPHNGSYDDLVNHVANKTYDGAIGDITILHNRSKIVEFTQPYTESGLSLIVPVKPRGSAVLIVKPFTWEMWMTSVIIFLYTMFVVWFLEHPNNPEFGGTWKNQIGTTLWFTFSSLFFAHREKINSNLTRVVVVMWLVLVFVLTSSYTANLSSMLTVQQLKPDVGQLKGNSKVGCDGDSFVKQHLVEVLGFKAENVIEFPNGTLYHEMLQKKKIAAAFLELPHQKVFLNKYCNGYTAVTRGSYRFGGLGFVFQKGSPIARDFSEGILSLSEKGVLKELENQWLTPTKECSINETSEPKSLRLQNFWILYLLSGIISAICFLLSFLRLRRQYRLPQEPDIDTAIFPIKKASTFANDTHWNHMTQLRKTSSIQ from the exons ATGACAACCATTAATAAAGCTTCAAAACAATACGGCTTCTATTGTCCTCTACTCATCAATTTTCTAATCCTCTTATATGGAATTGAAGCTGCTAGCATAGACAAACTCACAACACATATAGGTGTAATCATCGATGACAATCACCGAGCtgggaaagaagagaaaatAGCCATGAAAATTGCAGCTCAAAGGTTCAACAGCAGTTTAAAGCCTAACAAGATGTTTCTCCACTTCAGAAATCCTGGTGGTGATCCATATCTGGCTGCTTCTACTG CTCAAGACCTAATTCAAAAGGAGAAAGTGAAAGCAATTATTGGCCTGCAAACATGGCATGAAGCAGCTCTAGTAGCTGGTGTTGGAAACCGGACTCAGGTCCCGGTTCTTTCAGTTGCAGCGCCGGCCAAGACCTCGCCATTCATACCGAATCGTTGGCCATATTTAGTTCAAATGACAAACCATGGTCCTTTCCAAATAAAATGCATTGCGGATATTGTCAGATCATACAATTGGCAAAAGGTCATAACCATCTCTGAAGACTATGATTATGGTGGTGATTATGGGATGTTAGCACTTTTATCGGAGGCTCTACAGAATGTTGGTTCAGAGATTGAGTATCAATTAGTTCTTCCAccattctcttctctttctgaTCCCAAAGAGTTTGTTCAAGAGGAGCTTCTGAAGCTTCTCACTACTAAACAATCCCGGGTTTTTATAGTTTTGCAATCATCCTCCGCCATGGTTACTCATTTGTTTAGAGAAGCTAAGAAGATGGGACTTGTGGGTAGAGACTCTGCATGGATAATATCAGATACCATTTCGGACTACTTGGACTCTTTCAATACATCTGTTATATCCTCCATGGAAGGAACTCTAGGAACTAAGGTCTACTACTCAGAAAGTAGCACTTCTTATCAAGATTTTAGAGCGCAATTTCGTCAAGTTTTTCGAACCGAGTATCCAGAGGAAGATAGCTACGAGCCTGGAATTCATGCTTTACGAGCATATGATGGCATCGAAACGATTGCACAGGCCATTTGGAGGAAGTCCAGTAATGACACTAGTACAAAAATTTTAGTGGAAAGTATTCTTTCGAGCAATTTCAGCGGTTTAAGTGgcacaataaatttcaaagcagGCCAACTTTCATACCCTCCTgtacttaaaatcataaatgtaGTTGGGAGGAGCTACAAAGAACTAGACTTTTGGACACCGGAATTGGGATTTTCAGGAAGCCTTGAAACTGAAAATGGCACAGAATACTACAAAAATGGTGAGGGTGGTAGTTACTCCAAAGCTTTGGTTGGTCGGGTGAATTGGCCTGGAGACCTACACTGGACACCAAAAGGTTGGACAATGCCTATTGATGCAAAGCCAATGAGAATTGGAGTGCCAATGGATCCTGAATTCGAGAATTTCGTGAAGATAGAGTACATCAAAAGTTCAAACAGAACGACATATAGGGGCTTCTGCATAGAAGTCTTCTACAAGGTTCTAGGTACATTGGGTTATGATCTTCCTTATGAATTCATTCCCCACAATGGCTCCTATGATGATCTGGTTAATCATGTTGCCAACAAG ACTTATGATGGTGCTATTGGAGATATAACCATACTACATAACCGATCAAAGATTGTGGAATTCACTCAGCCATACACTGAGTCAGGATTGTCCTTGATAGTTCCAGTAAAGCCCCGAGGGTCAGCAGTCCTGATCGTGAAGCCTTTTACATGGGAAATGTGGATGACCAGTGTAATCATCTTTCTTTACACCATGTTTGTGGTTTGGTTCTTGGAGCATCCAAACAATCCAGAATTTGGTGGCACATGGAAGAACCAAATCGGTACCACACTGTGGTTCACCTTCTCCTCTCTATTCTTTGCTCACA GGGAGAAAATCAATAGCAACTTGACTAGGGTGGTGGTGGTCATGTGGTTGGTTCTTGTGTTCGTGTTAACCTCAAGCTACACAGCCAATCTTTCTTCAATGCTCACTGTCCAACAGCTGAAACCAGATGTAGGGCAGCTAAAAGGAAACTCTAAAGTGGGTTGTGACGGTGATTCATTTGTAAAGCAACACCTGGTTGAGGTTCTTGGCTTCAAAGCAGAGAATGTCATAGAGTTTCCAAATGGAACACTATATCATGAAATgctccaaaaaaagaaaattgctgCCGCTTTCCTTGAGCTTCCGCATCAGAAAGTTTTTCTCAACAAGTACTGCAATGGATACACTGCAGTGACCAGAGGATCATACAGATTTGGAGGACTAGGCTTT GTATTCCAAAAAGGATCTCCAATAGCTAGAGATTTTTCAGAAGGCATTCTAAGTCTGTCAGAGAAGGGTGTGTTGAAAGAATTGGAAAATCAGTGGTTGACTCCCACAAAAGAGTGCTCAATCAATGAAACATCAGAACCCAAAAGTTTGAGACTCCAAAATTTCTGGATTCTCTACCTACTATCTGGCATCATCTCCGCCATTTGTTTTCTACTTTCATTCCTGCGCTTGAGAAGGCAATATAGACTGCCTCAAGAGCCAGACATAGACACTGCTATATTCCCAATTAAGAAGGCTTCAACCTTTGCTAATGACACACACTGGAACCACATGACCCAACTACGAAAGACTAGCTCTATACagtag
- the LOC112489269 gene encoding uncharacterized protein LOC112489269 isoform X2, translating to MCINSGSSSGSTDGVVGLNGGLSRNSKKPQKRQRLPKRGPGVAKLEKILRERESKNDHHIMEAFNPSCFVPHPPLSSNNNDPFHNFPQTLNSRPPQPPPPIPMTPTMNILCGSNSLTCRRLVNLGQQYLDHQTAPASPNIYANGNTSFIQRPNIVGGSDVASLDQKAFFPVTWSSSTTPSMSNNVIGNADEGKYSDSSSIILSLPKPFSDESNPLLSSPSLMQNKHPQNPNSMINQFRGSASSSSAPSSAGLYNPVEPPSSQRSYHSYPSMGQEEEACVIGMRRPSQSFPMDNPPGPPIFHHQVPQFLPHMHRPTDQLSSYNLDLSETMPPTRDSKLDKSLELNVHNYTIQYGAPNAISFKFVPQTVVLPPHHTFQDHQVSKFDMLPLQGSMEEYSNRRLEAAGSDLNKPFYKFLLSKEQVGKENIHNVDNESESGEEGIDLNLKL from the exons atgtgcaTTAACAGTGGCAGCAGTTCTGGTAGTACTGATGGTGTTGTAGGTTTAAATGGAGGATTGAGTCGCAATTCCAAGAAACCACAGAAGCGTCAGAGACTCCCTAAAAGAGGTCCTGGAGTTGCAAAGCTTGAGAAGATTTTGAGAGAACGAGAAAGCAAAAATGACCATCACATCATGGAGGCCTTTAATCCTTCATGCTTTGTACCACATCCACCTCTTTCTTCCAATAATAATGACCCTTTTCACAATTTTCCTCAAACTCTGAATTCTAGGCCTCCACAGCCACCACCACCGATTCCAATGACACCTACCATGAATATTCTCTGTGGTTCCAATTCCTTAACCTGTAGACGACTGGTCAATTTAGGCCAACAATATCTTGATCATCAGACTGCACCAGCGTCTCCAAATATTTATGCTAATGGTAATACTTCATTTATACAGAGACCTAATATTGTTGGTGGTTCTGATGTGGCTTCACTTGATCAGAAGGCCTTCTTTCCTGTAACATGGTCTAGTAGTACTACACCTTCTATGTCAAATAATGTTATTGGCAATGCTGATGAAGGAAAATATTCAGACAGTAGTAGCATAATTTTGTCCTTGCCCAAACCTTTTTCCGATGAATCTAACCCTCTGTTGTCTTCTCCTTCCTTGATGCAAAACAAACATCCTCAAAACCCAAATTCCATG ATTAATCAATTTCGTGGCTCTGCTTCATCTTCATCAGCCCCTTCATCGGCTGGACTTTATAATCCAGTAGAGCCCCCTTCAAGCCAAAGATCTTATCACAGCTACCCATCTATGGGACAAGAAGAAGAGGCATGT GTAATAGGCATGAGGAGGCCGTCGCAGTCTTTCCCAATGGACAACCCTCCAGGGCCGCCTATTTTCCACCACCAAGTTCCTCAATTTCTACCTCACATGCACAGACCAACTGACCAATTATCTTCGTACAATCTTGACCTGAGCGAGACAATGCCACCGACCAG AGACTCAAAATTGGACAAGTCTTTGGAGCTCAACGTGCACAACTATACCATTCAATATGGAGCACCTAATGCCATTTCCTTCAAATTTGTTCCCCAGACAGTTGTTTTACCACCACATCATACTTTTCAAGACCACCAGGTGTCCAAATTTGATATGCTTCCCCTTCAA GGAAGTATGGAGGAGTACTCAAACAGAAGGTTAGAAGCAGCTGGATCAGATTTAAACAAACCCTTTTACAAATTCTTATTGTCAAAGGAGCAAGTGGGTAAGGAGAACATACATAACGTAGACAATGAGAGTGAATCTGGAGAGGAAGGCATTGATCTCAACCTCAAGCTCTAG